The following are from one region of the Paenalkalicoccus suaedae genome:
- a CDS encoding aspartyl-phosphate phosphatase Spo0E family protein — MIKCSLSQEELLSEIEKVRSQMNHLSRELQRTSAEMLELSTKLDKLLNAYQFNHMVQK, encoded by the coding sequence TTAAGTCAAGAAGAGCTTTTGTCTGAAATTGAAAAGGTTCGTAGCCAAATGAATCACCTCTCACGCGAGCTTCAGCGGACTTCCGCGGAAATGCTCGAGTTGAGCACAAAACTGGATAAATTATTGAACGCTTATCAATTTAATCACATGGTTCAAAAATAA